AATGAATGCTATGGTCTGAAGGAAACGTATATGCAACGGGTCTAAGACAAAACGCTGGATAAGCCATGTGGCCATCGTGGCCAATACGACGACAAATATCACAGCTCCGCTCATTCCCGCCGCAGTAGAAATCTTCTTTGATACCCCGAGGAAAGGACAAATACCAAGAAACTGCGCCAGTACAATATTGTTGACGAAAACAAAGAAAATAATAATGAGAATGTATTCCATAATTCTATTGTTATTTTTTTACATCGTTACATCGTTACATCGTTACATCGCTATTATGTTGCTTTTTTCAGCTGATTGATCAGTGCTATGAGGAAGCCGAGTGTTATGAAAGCACCTGGTGACAGAATGAAGATCAGGATGCCATCACCTGCGATGAACTTATGGCCAAAAATGGAACCATTGCCAATGGATTCCCTAATGGAACCAAGCAATATCAAGGCAAATGTAAACCCGAATCCCATGCCCAGTCCGTCAATGACAGAGGAAAGAACACCATTTTTTGAAGCAAAGGCTTCTGCTCTTCCAAGGACAATGCAGTTGACAACGATCAGGGGGATAAATATGCCCAGTTTTTCATGTAAAGCAGGCACAAAGCCAGCCATCACCAGGTCGACGATAGTCACAAATGAGGCAATGATCACAATGAAGGCGGCTATCCTCACCTTGTCAGGGATAAGGTCCTTAACCAGTGAAATGACAAGGTTTGACATGACGAGAACGAAGGTGGTGGCCATTCCCATTCCGATGCCGTTAGAGGCCGATGTTGTGACACCGAGAGTCGGACACATGCCGAGGATAAGAGAGAAGGTGGGACTTTCCTTAATAAATCCTTTCGTAAAATTCTGCCATTGATTCATTATTTTGACCCTCCCTGATTTTGATAGGTGTTATAGGCACGTTGCACTGCATCACAAAACGCCCTTGAACTGATTGTTGCAGCAGTAATAGCATCCACTTCTCCTCCATCTTTCTTAACATTCATTTTAAAAGAGGAGGGACTTTTTCCATAAAACTGACCCTTGAATTCCGGCGTGGCCATCTTGGTACCAAGACCCGGTGTTTCCTTCTGTTGCAATATTTCGATCTTGTTTATCGTTCCATCCGGTAAAAATCCAACCATGATCTGAACCAGACCATTATATCCTTTGGTGGAAAATGTCTCGATAGCCGCCCCAACAAGAACCGTATCCTTATAACCCATGTTTACTACTAAATCGATGTCACTACCGGCAGTCTTTACCGTATCAATGAGCAATGTATCGAATTCAGGTATGACCTCTTTAATAGCTCTTTCCTTTTTTGCTTTCTGGGCCGAAGTTATGGGCTCAAGGGTGATGATGTACACCCCGGCCAGTGCCAGCGAGGCAAAAGCACTTATAAGGAAGAGGCAAAGGAACATGTTTTTAAATGTGGACTCTGTTTTAGACATAAACCTGTTGTTTGAATCTGCTGTCTTGCTTTTTTATACTTCTTTACATCGTTAAATCGTTACATCGTTACATCGCTACATCTTATGCTCTACTTTCCAAACTTCTGTGGTTTGAACGCTTTATTTATCAATGGCACAAATCCATTCATTATCAGGATTGCAAAGGATACGCCTTCAGGATATGAACCCCAGATACGTATCAGGACAGTAATGATGCCGCATCCGGCACCAAAGATCAGCATTCCGCCGGCAGACATGGGTGAACTGACCAGGTCGGTGGCCATAAAGAACACGCCAAGCAGCATGCCGCCTGTAATAATGTGAAACAACGGATCAACGTATATCGTGGGATCAATGAGCCATAACAATCCTGAAAAAAGGATCACTGCGCCCAGATAGGCTACCGGCACATGCCAGGTGATAATCTTACGGAATAAAAGATAGATGGCTCCCAGAATCAGCGCGATGGCTGATACTTCGCCCAGTGATCCACCCCGGTTTCCAAGCAGTTCGCTGATATAA
The sequence above is drawn from the Bacteroidota bacterium genome and encodes:
- a CDS encoding electron transport complex subunit E codes for the protein MNQWQNFTKGFIKESPTFSLILGMCPTLGVTTSASNGIGMGMATTFVLVMSNLVISLVKDLIPDKVRIAAFIVIIASFVTIVDLVMAGFVPALHEKLGIFIPLIVVNCIVLGRAEAFASKNGVLSSVIDGLGMGFGFTFALILLGSIRESIGNGSIFGHKFIAGDGILIFILSPGAFITLGFLIALINQLKKAT
- a CDS encoding RnfABCDGE type electron transport complex subunit G — its product is MSKTESTFKNMFLCLFLISAFASLALAGVYIITLEPITSAQKAKKERAIKEVIPEFDTLLIDTVKTAGSDIDLVVNMGYKDTVLVGAAIETFSTKGYNGLVQIMVGFLPDGTINKIEILQQKETPGLGTKMATPEFKGQFYGKSPSSFKMNVKKDGGEVDAITAATISSRAFCDAVQRAYNTYQNQGGSK